From the genome of Candidatus Competibacteraceae bacterium:
CGCCCGCCTGGGTTCTGGCGGCAAACTCCTCGCGTGGCTCGCCGGCGACGCCGACGGCGACTCGACCGTTGCCGATCGGGCGATTTTGTCCGGGCTGAAGTTCGTGCATGACCGCATTCCTCCCGCCGTCGCCGACCGTTCAAACGGCCGGCGGAACCGCTTGGAACAAGCGCGAGCCGCCCGGCGGGCCACCGTCAGCGGCCGGAGCCGTTCGACAACTCGCCAATCCTCAACGCAACATCGCGGCTAAACGCTTCCAGATTCTGGTTCATGGCGGCCACCGTCGCCGCGTAGTCCGGCCCGGCCGAAGTCTCCCGGTAGCTCGATGTCCGCGACAGCAGCTCCCTGCCACCGCCATCGAGCACGCGCCAGCGCGCGGCAAGCACGCTCTCCCCATTTTCCAGGCGGTCGAACCGGGTGACTTGGACGGCGACCTGATAGTCGATCGGCGTCGCCCGCTTCCAGGGGTATATGGACACCCGCTGGCTCGGCAGCAGCGCCGCCAGATTTTCGGCCAGCACCCGGACCGTGTTGTCCTTCAGGGACTCGGCCCAGAGGTCGAAATCGGCCATATTCAGCGCGTTCCGGCTGGTTCGGGTCACGATCTGAGGCCGGTCGAGATATTCCGGCAATTCCACGGGACCGACCCCAACCGCAATGTCCCGAGTTGCCGCGCCGCCCGGTCCCGCCGGCGCGGCCTCTGACGCCGCGCTCAATACATAGTAGCGCACCGGTTCGCTGCCGGCGCACCCCGCCAGCACCAACAGTCCGCCCATCAGCGCCGTGCGCGCCACCCTCACTAGCCAATCGTTCATTTTTTCGCTCCGGGTCCGCCCTTGCCGTATAGCAGGGATTCGGGATGGCGGTCTAAATGGTCGCTCAAGGTGCGGATGGAGCGAGCCGCCGCCGCCAGTTCCTCCAGCATGTTGCCAAGATCGACCATCAGCGGCGCCTCGGGATCGACGCTTTCCAGGGTGTTTCGGACCGTCCCCAGGGTTTTCCCCACATCGGAAGCCAGCGCGGCCACCTGCCGGTCGGCGGTTTGCGCCAGCGTCCGTACATCCTTCAGGGTCGCGTCCAAAGAGCGGATCGCCGCCCGCCATTCCGGGGCGTTGACCAGCCGGTTGGCGCCCTGCATCGTCCCCAGCAGTTCGTTGGCAATCTGCTCCAGGGGCAGCTTGCGCAGTTTATCCAGGATATCCAGGGCGGTCTTCTGGAAGGCTTCCAGCGCACCCGGTACCGTTGGAATCTCGGGATACGGCCCACCGTACACCAGTTCCAGCGGCGGGCTGTCGGGATAGAAATCCAACTCGACGAACAGTTGGCCGGTCAGCAGACTGCCCGTTCTCAACTGCGCTCGCAGCCCGCGCTTGACCATATGCTCCATGCCGGGCCGGCGGCCTTCCGCGCGGAGCGTGCCGTAGGTTTCATCAAATTGCTTCATCAGGTCCGGGGGCAAAATCCGCTCCAGTTCCAGCTCCACGGCCACCGGCACGCGAATGTTGCCGGTCTTCAGGTCGATATCGAGCTTTACCTCGGTCACCTTGCCGATCTTGAGGCCGCGAACCTCCACGGGCGCGCCCACGCTCAAGCCCCGCACGGAACCCTCGAAATTCATCATGTAGGAATCGCGGCGGGTATAGGACGATTCGGCGATATCGCTAAAACTATCGTACAGCCGGAACTGAGCACCGTCCCGGCTCGCCGAACCCGCCTCGTCGTGCTCCGGCGCGTCGAAGGCGATGCCGCCCAGCAGCACGGACAGCAGCGATTCCATTCGCACGTCGATACCCTGCGCGCCGAGCGAGACCTCGAAACCGCTGGTTTTCCAAAATCGGCTCTGGTCGCGCACCAGGCGATCGTAAGGCGCGTTCACGAACACATGCACGAGCACGTTCCGGTTGTCTTCGGCCAACTGGGTCGTCAGCACCTCACCCACCTGAATGTCGCGGAAATAGATCGGTGAACCCCGCTGGATCGAGCCCAACTGGTCGGTCAGCAGTAGATAGCGGTGGCCGGGAGTGTCGGCCCTGATCGCTGGCGGCTGTTCGAGTCCGGTGAATGCCCTGGCCGGGTTGCCGTCGTCGAACTCCACTTCGATATAGGTTCCGGACACCACGGTTTCCAGCCCCGAAACGCCGCTGAGCCCCACCCGTGGCCGCACCACCCAGAAGCGGCTGTTTTCGCCCAAGTGCCGCGCCACCTCCTTGTTCATCTCCGCCGTCACGATGACTTGGGACAGATCCGGACTGAAGCGGACGGTTTTGACCACGCCAACATCCAGGGCCTTGTATTTGATTTTGGTCTTACCCGCTTCCAAACCCGTGCCTTCCCGGAAGGTGAGGGTAATGATCGGCCCCTGCTCGCTCAGGGTCTTGTAGGCCAGCCAGGCGCCGATCAGCGCCGCGACCAGGGGAATCAGCCAGACGATCGAAAAGCCGCGGCGTTTTTCCACCACCACCGCGTCGGGCAAGTAATCGTTCCCAGCCGGGCCTGGGTGTCGGATGTCGTTATCGCTCATCGGGGTTCTCCAGTGCATCCCAGATCAGGCGGGGATCGAAGCTCATGGCGGCGAACATGGTAACGACCACGACCGCGGCAAAGGCCAGCGCCCCCGCGCCCGGCTCAATCGTGGCGATGGCACCGAGCTTGACCAGCGCCACCAGGATGGAAATCATGAATACGTCGATCATCGACCAGCGCCCGACCACCTCGGTGATGCGATACAGAACGGTACGGTCCCTGGGGCGCCAGCGCGATTTGCGTTGCACCGAAATCAGCAGGCAGGTCAACGCCAACAGCTTCAGCACCGGTACGACCACGCTGGCGAAAAATACCAGCAGAGCCAGCGGCCACAGGCCACCGGCGATCAGCACCCGCACCCCGCTGAGGATAGTGTCCGGCTCGCCATGCCCCATCGACACCACCGTCATGATCGGCAGGGTGTTGGCGGGAATATAGAGGATGTAGGCGGCCAGGGTCAGCGCCCAGGCGCGCGCCAGACTGTCGGGCTTGCGCAGGTGCAGCGCGGCCCCACAGCGCGGGCAATGGGCGTGGCTACCCGGCGCCAGGGGTTTCATCCGGCTCAGCAGGTGGCAGGCGTGACAACGGGCCAGCGCGGCGCGCGCGGCGGTGACGGGCAAAGCGGGATTCATCGTCGCGTCTCCAGGCGTTCCCAGATCGCTTCCGGCTCCAGCGCGGCATCGGTGGCGGCCATCGCCACGATCAGCGCCGCGAAGGAATACAGCGCCACCCCCGGCACGATGGTGGCGATATCGGACAGCTTGACGAACGCCACCAGCACGCCCAACAGATACACCTCGGTCATCGCCCAGGGATGCAGGGTTTCGATCCAGCGGAACACCTGAGCCATCCACCAGGGCCGACGGCCAAAGTGCAGTGGCAGCAACACGTAGAGCAGAGCCAGGATCTTCAGCAGCGGCGCCAGGATGCTGGCGACGAACACCACCACCGCCAGTGCCCACATGCCCTGTGCATACAGTTCCCGAACGCCGCTAAGCACCGAACTCTGTTGCGCGCGGCCCTGAAACTGAAAATCCAGCAGGGGGTAGACGTTGGCCAGCACGAACAGGATCAGCGCGGCCAGCGCCAGCGTCAGCGAGCGTTCGATGCTGTTCGGCTTGCGGGTGTACAGCAGCGCGCCGCAGCGGACGCAGCGGGCCTTTTCCCCCTCGCGCAGGGGCCGCTTGCGATAGAGCAGATCGCAATCATGGCAAGCGACCAGAGCATCCGTCACCGGCGGTGGAAAAGTTGGAGAATGGGGATCGCTCATCATTGAATTTCGTGAAAATCCAATAAAAAACCGCTTAGTCATGGAAAAAACCGCACTTCTGTCGGATCAAGCGGTTTTTCACCAGCGCAGGTTGGAGGATTTCGCCCTGCCGGGGCCTCTCACGCCCATCTTATCATCCGCTCCGTCGCCGGTTCGGCCACTGACCGGCCGCAGCTCGGAAAAATCATGGATCGCCGGAAACTCGCCCGGCGGTTTGGGCGGCTCGGCGGAATCCGGCCGCAGCACCGACACCAGATAGGCGATCCCCTGCGCCCGCGCCGTGCGCAGGATCGCCAGGTTATCGTCCACCAGCAGCGTCGCCACCGGTTCGAACGGCTCCCGTTCGCGCAGATGTGGCCAGAACTCCGGCTGCTCCTTGACCAGGCCCAGATCGTGCGCGCAGACGATGGCATCGAAGTATCCGGCCAACCGGGTTTTTTCCATCTTCAGCGCCAGACTGCGCGGGTGGGCGTTGGTCACCAGCACCACTCGTTTGCCAGCAACGCGCAGCGCGGCCAGAAATTCCACGACATGGGGGTGTACGGCGATCAGATGCTCGATCTCGCGCTTAAGGGTGACAATATCCAGCGCCAGTTCCCGGCTCCAGTAGTCCAGGCAATACCAGGCCAGCGTCCCCTCCACCAGCCGGGTTCGGTCCGCCACCTCGGCGCACGCGCGCGCCAACGGCAGGCCGTGACGCTCGGCGTAGCGCGCCGGCACCAATTCCCGCCAGAAATGATTGTCGAAACGCAGGTCCAAGAGCGTGCCATCCATGTCGAGCAGGACCGTTTGAATTCGTGACCAGGTTAAACGCATGGTCATAAGTGACTCCAATGGGGCAACGGCTCAGGCCGCAAATTGTGTAGAATGAACGTAAAATACAATCCAGACGCTTCCGAGGTTCTCCGCGGCATGACCGACGCCCCCGATATCGACCTGCCCGCTCTGGCGGCACCGGTTCAGGACATCGCCCGCGAGGCGGGGCGCCGGATTCTGGACGTGTACGCCGGGTCCTTCAGCGTCACCGCCAAGCCCGATCAAAGTCCGGTCACCGAAGCCGACTTCGCCGCCCACCGCTGCATCCTGCGCGGCCTGAAGGAACTGACGCCCCACATCCCGATTCTGTCCGAGGAAGCCTCCGACAT
Proteins encoded in this window:
- a CDS encoding membrane integrity-associated transporter subunit PqiC — encoded protein: MNDWLVRVARTALMGGLLVLAGCAGSEPVRYYVLSAASEAAPAGPGGAATRDIAVGVGPVELPEYLDRPQIVTRTSRNALNMADFDLWAESLKDNTVRVLAENLAALLPSQRVSIYPWKRATPIDYQVAVQVTRFDRLENGESVLAARWRVLDGGGRELLSRTSSYRETSAGPDYAATVAAMNQNLEAFSRDVALRIGELSNGSGR
- a CDS encoding MCE family protein, with protein sequence MSDNDIRHPGPAGNDYLPDAVVVEKRRGFSIVWLIPLVAALIGAWLAYKTLSEQGPIITLTFREGTGLEAGKTKIKYKALDVGVVKTVRFSPDLSQVIVTAEMNKEVARHLGENSRFWVVRPRVGLSGVSGLETVVSGTYIEVEFDDGNPARAFTGLEQPPAIRADTPGHRYLLLTDQLGSIQRGSPIYFRDIQVGEVLTTQLAEDNRNVLVHVFVNAPYDRLVRDQSRFWKTSGFEVSLGAQGIDVRMESLLSVLLGGIAFDAPEHDEAGSASRDGAQFRLYDSFSDIAESSYTRRDSYMMNFEGSVRGLSVGAPVEVRGLKIGKVTEVKLDIDLKTGNIRVPVAVELELERILPPDLMKQFDETYGTLRAEGRRPGMEHMVKRGLRAQLRTGSLLTGQLFVELDFYPDSPPLELVYGGPYPEIPTVPGALEAFQKTALDILDKLRKLPLEQIANELLGTMQGANRLVNAPEWRAAIRSLDATLKDVRTLAQTADRQVAALASDVGKTLGTVRNTLESVDPEAPLMVDLGNMLEELAAAARSIRTLSDHLDRHPESLLYGKGGPGAKK
- a CDS encoding paraquat-inducible protein A, producing the protein MNPALPVTAARAALARCHACHLLSRMKPLAPGSHAHCPRCGAALHLRKPDSLARAWALTLAAYILYIPANTLPIMTVVSMGHGEPDTILSGVRVLIAGGLWPLALLVFFASVVVPVLKLLALTCLLISVQRKSRWRPRDRTVLYRITEVVGRWSMIDVFMISILVALVKLGAIATIEPGAGALAFAAVVVVTMFAAMSFDPRLIWDALENPDER
- a CDS encoding paraquat-inducible protein A: MMSDPHSPTFPPPVTDALVACHDCDLLYRKRPLREGEKARCVRCGALLYTRKPNSIERSLTLALAALILFVLANVYPLLDFQFQGRAQQSSVLSGVRELYAQGMWALAVVVFVASILAPLLKILALLYVLLPLHFGRRPWWMAQVFRWIETLHPWAMTEVYLLGVLVAFVKLSDIATIVPGVALYSFAALIVAMAATDAALEPEAIWERLETRR
- the yrfG gene encoding GMP/IMP nucleotidase, which codes for MTMRLTWSRIQTVLLDMDGTLLDLRFDNHFWRELVPARYAERHGLPLARACAEVADRTRLVEGTLAWYCLDYWSRELALDIVTLKREIEHLIAVHPHVVEFLAALRVAGKRVVLVTNAHPRSLALKMEKTRLAGYFDAIVCAHDLGLVKEQPEFWPHLREREPFEPVATLLVDDNLAILRTARAQGIAYLVSVLRPDSAEPPKPPGEFPAIHDFSELRPVSGRTGDGADDKMGVRGPGRAKSSNLRW